The stretch of DNA gtaactgtagTATTATGTGTGACgtgaaggacaaaatgacgtaagcttagtgtcagttgaaatcCTTACACTGGTGAACgattaaaatgaaatcaaatatgcttctaactaattaaagtgtgtgtgtaagcacaagaaatataatattgcagtgaatgaCACAGAGACTTGATAATAGATGTTTAGGAGCAGATGTTTAAATGGGGCTTTGGATCTGCAATTCGAATTGGCGTCACGCATTCTGTGCGAGTCATTGAAGACCGGCAGATTAGATgcaaaaaggcgtctgctatacagcttgtgcgtgaagcagtatctgaagccaactgagcacttggctacatcaaaaaaacaaacaaacaaaaaaaaccaaacaaaaaaaaatttttgaccgAAACCTTAGCCCAGTCATTAGAAattttgatgttttcttcatcgtCTTTCACTCTTTGTTcagggataggacagatagtgaCGACACCCAGCTGACCGTATGATAAACAACATGTTGGCAGAGGATTACGTCACGTGCGTGCAGTTCTAGACCCCAAGAAGTAACCATGGTGCACACCAGCAAAAAGCGTCCAGTTTGTTTTATGCGGTGTATTGTACACTGTTACGCGGTGGAAAGTTCTGGTTACTTGGACTTTGCTGATGCAGGTGTTGCGACCAATACGGCGTTACATCGCAGTAAATCACGGAGCGTTTCTCTGTACTTCGTGCCCAGCCAGCAGTAGACAAAGAAGTTGAAAGTGGCGTTCATGAAGGACGCCAGTTCGATCAGGCTGAGCAGCAGGTTGGAGAAGTTGTAGTAACGGCCGCGGAAACTGAACTCGGACACAAACATCACGCCTATTCCcgtgatgatggtggggatggaGCAGACGACATATAGAACGGATATGACGATGAGCGTACGTGTCAGCGCCACCTCGCGGGAGGATAAGGAGACAGAAGAGGTCTGTTCCCGCcacgtcatcatcttcttcagctTCACTGACGTCACCGCTGTGGTGGCAGAAACGACGGTGACGTAGGTCAGTAACTGTGGTGATCCGATGACGAAAGTCAAAACGTTCAGGTAAGCCTTGTTGTCTTCGTAGAACTGACTGGTGAAGACCAGTCTGGACGTGGTGTTGGTCAGGGGGTCCCGTACACAGATGAGGCTCCATCTCAGGCCGATGGTCAGGGACCCCGCCAGGATCAGAACAGcacccaccagcaccaccaccactgtggtTCGAGTCTTCAGCATGGCGTGAGAGCGGAGGGGactgaccacacacagacacctctcacACGCTATCAGCATAGAGATGTACCCCGACAGCCACGTGAACCCTCGGAACCCCACCAGATTATGCTGGATGATGAATTGCAACACGGGACCGATGGGCTCCGTGAAGGGCGGATGGAGTCTGTCCACATTGACGAAGAAGCTGTTGACCATGTGCAGAAAGTCGACGAGCGAGAGGCAGAAGAGACACAGGTTGATGCGTTCAGAAAGCCCCTGTTTCCAGAACACGGCCATGTTGAGGACGTTgcaggggacagagaggaggaagaggacgggaAGACAGACTGCACCCACCACTGTGTCCACGGCCTTTTCTGTCTCCTGGCTGATTAGGTTGTCGGGGTTGTCCCAGGGGACGAAACTCCACAACGCCACATCCACGACCTGACAGTCGTCTGACACACCCACATCGCTGTCACGTGATGAATTCAGCCACGTCTCGTTGGGTGTCAGCGATGTGTTTCTTGAAGCGGGCATGTCGGAAACCACTATCAGTATGTCGGATTGGTTTTCCCCGAGAAAAACAGACGTGTTCACGGTAAGTAAACGTTGCAGTTTGAACGAAAGGAAACGTGCATAGCGTGTCCTTATATGCGGCGCACTGACAATGTCTTGTCGTGAGAGCACACACTGACCTATGCTATATCGTTCCCAACctaccacctttctctctctgtgtctctctgtctgactcttgtgtgtgtgtgtgtgtgtgtgtgtgtgtgtgtgtctgtctgtctgtctgtctctctctgtctttgtcagtctgtccgtctgtctctcgctctctttcaaaCAAGGAGATGAACAGgaaagtaaacaaacacaaaaagaaaattttGACTCGaacttagaaacacacacacacacacggacgcacgtgcgcacgcgcacacacacacactcacacatacacaaacacacacacacacacattcgcgcgcgcgcgcgcacacatattttacggtgtgtgcgtgtgtgtgtgtgtgtgtgtgtgtgtgtgtgtgtgtgtgtgtgtgtgtgtgtgtgtgtgtgtgtgtgtttctgtgtgtgtgtgtgtgtgtgtgttttgcctgtgTGCAGGAAGGTGGGTGTTAGTACGGCATGTTTCAAACTtacaaaataatgaaattgtgtgtgtgtgtgtgtgtgtgtgtgtgtgtgtgtgtgtgtgtgtgtgtgtgtgtgtgtgtgtgtgtgtgtgtgtgtgtgtgtgtgtgtgtgtgtgtgaagcactcCTTTTTAACTGTGATAGAATCTGTGAACCCgtcgtttgatttaccacatacagttgaattttggtacatctcttttataatgtggaaacattttccatttatcccaattttgtttagtttcaaaagaaacgcatcatgccatatattgtcaaatgccttattaaaatcaacaaaacagctgtagagacgcccatttcttttatttatggtgttgtcaattatctttttcaggatgaatatgtgatcagtggttctagaatgccttctgaaatcagcctgctcttttattagtaactCGTTTTGTTCCAGAtatgtttcaattcttctgttgataacttgacaaaacagttttccaaaggtgctgttgagtgttataccccgataattgttaggattggttgggtctccacttttaaagataggaacatttattccgtctttccactgactgcgataaataccagtctgaaatatggcattgaataacttgcatacagtagcactgatgctggacatacttgctttgagcatttcgcttgtaatttcgtctttaccgggggctttattggtcttgagactctttacggctcgcattatttcagtcatcgtaaaaggattgtccaggacaaacactggcatagtctgttttattctatcaaGTTCTTTTTGTACGTGTTCTTTCCTACCTTTATCAATGGGTACTTCACTACTTATCAAGTTTTCTAAATGATTAATCCATTTACCTGCAGATAATGTGTGTCTCTGCGGTTGAGTAGAACTATCTGCATTTTTTAATTCAGATagtattttccaaactttttGGGGATCGTGCTCCATTGCTGTGTTTAAACTTCTCACAAGTTCATTTCTgtacgtcttttttgttttctttatggtctTCGTGTATGCTTTCAGGCAAGAAAAGTATTTAATTTGAATGTTTCTGTTAAAAGGATTTCTGTTCAATGCATTCAGTAAAGATCGCACCTCTTTCCTTTGAATGAAACAGTTATGTGTGAACCACTTTTTAGACGGCTTCTTTTTCCGTTTCGTGCATCTAATCTTATGTTTGATCGATAAATCGGCCGCTGCAATAACAGTGTTTGTGAGATTTGACACAgagttttcaatttcttctttggcAGTATGTACGTTTCGGAAGTTAACTTTTTCGAGTCATTCGTTAACAGAGATTATCTTATTTGAAACTGACAGAGTCTTAAGTGCTGATGCTAACTTTTCGGCAGAGCCCTCCtcccaaaagaaagaacgattgCATTTTGAGTCTCTGAAAGTGGAACATTCCTTTCTACTGACAGAACTAAGAGAGAGTGAACTCTTTCTTGTGACTGGTAGATGAATGAACAATTCGATAGGACAGTGATATGAAAACATGGTAAGATTTTTGACCTTGCATTTCATCACCTTTCGCATAAAGTCCTGGGAACACGTAAAGTAATCAACGACACTTTTCCCTGTTGGCGAAAAGCATGTGGGGTTATCATGTAAGTCACCAAGAGTTCTCCAatttaaaatatacatattatttTCCATACATAGTTTACCAACCTTCTTCCATATTTCTGTATTACTTTATCTGACGAACTTCTTTTGTGCACATAATCACATGTGTAGTTAAATGGGATATCATAAATATTGTTCTCACCGTCCATCTGGATAAAATCATCTAGCATACCAGTTCGTGCATTGAAGtcaccacacaaaatgacattaCCTTTTGTGGTAAACAATTCTACATCCTTATCTAGTTGTTCCCATATGTCCCGTGTGTGGTCACGTCCAAAGGAGGAGAATTCAGGTGGTATGTATACACAGCTAACATAAGTGTCTTGATCTGTATTCAAACTTTTTATTAGCATCCACACAATGTCACTACTGCTCTGCGGCAGGAACTTAATACGTGGTCTTAAATATTCTTTCACAAATACAGATATTCCACCAGAGGCTTTCTGTGCCTTTGCTCTCTTTGTCCTACAGTAGTGTACCCCTGTTGCAAAGCCAGGTAGAAATATATCTTTGGTCTTATccctgtgtacgtgtgtttcCTGGCAAATAACGATATCATAGCTTGAAAATAAGTCTgtcacttctttttctgtgaacttgtttgtttttgttccgtcGATAGTTTCCCTAAAACCTTTGATGTTCCACGACAGTATCTGAATATAGTGTCTGTCTTGACGATCACTATGACGGGACGCACGGTAGTCACGGCTTCTCTGATGCCCCCGGAAAGCAGTGATCGTATCGTCTCTGTCCGGGTGGAGCCTTGTCTGACCAGTGTATCGGTGGTTGTTGTCGTGGTAGCGTCTCTCGTGGGTGGTAGGCACGGTGGTTGTCATCTCGGAAGCGGCGGTTGTCCCGGTCACGATGACTGTTGCGGTAGTTGTCCCAGTCACGATGGCGGTTGTCACCAGGACGGTGGTTGTCGTCCTTGTC from Babylonia areolata isolate BAREFJ2019XMU chromosome 18, ASM4173473v1, whole genome shotgun sequence encodes:
- the LOC143292201 gene encoding uncharacterized protein LOC143292201, which encodes MPASRNTSLTPNETWLNSSRDSDVGVSDDCQVVDVALWSFVPWDNPDNLISQETEKAVDTVVGAVCLPVLFLLSVPCNVLNMAVFWKQGLSERINLCLFCLSLVDFLHMVNSFFVNVDRLHPPFTEPIGPVLQFIIQHNLVGFRGFTWLSGYISMLIACERCLCVVSPLRSHAMLKTRTTVVVVLVGAVLILAGSLTIGLRWSLICVRDPLTNTTSRLVFTSQFYEDNKAYLNVLTFVIGSPQLLTYVTVVSATTAVTSVKLKKMMTWREQTSSVSLSSREVALTRTLIVISVLYVVCSIPTIITGIGVMFVSEFSFRGRYYNFSNLLLSLIELASFMNATFNFFVYCWLGTKYRETLRDLLRCNAVLVATPASAKSK